From a single Syngnathus scovelli strain Florida chromosome 2, RoL_Ssco_1.2, whole genome shotgun sequence genomic region:
- the kynu gene encoding kynureninase — protein sequence MEQLSGLSARETVERVAALLGCHPTSEQVAAFLDHHDELRHLREKFFVPKIADLPTSDLSLVDGTQDSIYLVGNSLGLQPKTVKKYLDEELDKWAKMGVHGHTEGSRPWAWAENDLEALMARVVGAQPEEVALMNGLTVNLHLLMLSFYRPTAARHKIVLEDKAFPSDHYAVESQIRLRGFDPEESMLLLKHRPDEETLRTEDILDLIEKEGSSVALVMLSGVQYYTGQLFNMAAITKAAQKQGCLVGFDLAHAAGNAELKLHDWGVDFACWCSYKYLNSGCGGIAGAFVHEKHQHTVKPALTGWWGHNLKTRFDMNNELELQPGVKGFRLSNQSVFLVCPLQASLEVFNMTSMQMLRKKSMLLTGYLEYLIGHYYHEDPAHPGRPHVRIITPSDPQQRGCQLSLSFSVPIDTVFRELEKRGVACDMRHPSVLRIAPVPLYNSFSDVHRFIENLGAAVGTNCQ from the exons ATGGAGCAGCTGAGTGGTTTGAGCGCCAGAGAAACTGTGGAGCGCGTGGCAGCTTTGCTGGGATGCCATCCCACCTCGGAGCAGGTGGCCGCGTTCTTAGACCACCATGATGAGTTAAGACACCTCAGGGAGAAGTTTTTTGTGCCCAAAATTGCAGATTTACCTACCT CGGATCTGTCGCTAGTCGACGGCACCCAAGACAGCATCTACCTGGTTGGCAACTCGCTGGGCCTGCAGCCCAAAACGGTCAAGAAGTACTTGGACGAGGAGCTGGACAAGTGGGCCAAAAT GGGTGTGCACGGCCATACGGAGGGGTCGCGACCTTGGGCCTGGGCTGAGAACGACCTGGAGGCGCTCATGGCAAGAGTTGTCG gagcccAACCCGAAGAAGTGGCGCTGATGAACGGCTTGACAGTCAACTTACACTTGCTGATG CTCTCCTTCTACCGACCAACGGCTGCACGGCACAAGATCGTCCTGGAAGACAAAGCCTTCCCTTCGGATCAT TACGCCGTTGAGTCTCAGATCCGACTACGAGGATTTGACCCGGAGGAGAGCATGTTGCTGCTGAAGCACAGGCCG GACGAGGAGACTCTCCGAACGGAAGACATCCTGGACCTGATCGAGAAGGAGGGCTCCTCTGTGGCTTTAGTGATGCTCAGCGGGGTTCAGTACTACACCGGTCAGCTGTTCAACATGGCTGCCATCACCAAGGCTGCCCAGAAGCAG GGCTGCTTGGTGGGCTTCGACCTAGCGCACGCAGCAggaaacgccgagctgaagctgCACGACTGGGGAGTGGACTTTGCTTGTTGGTGCTCTTACAAG TATTTGAATTCAGGTTGCGGTGGGATTGCAGGAGCGTTCGTCCATGAGAAACATCAACACACCGTCAAACCTGC GCTGACGGGATGGTGGGGTCATAACTTAAAAACTCGTTTCGACATGAACAACG agttGGAACTGCAGCCTGGAGTGAAAGGCTTCAGACTATCCAACCAGTCTGTTTTCCTCGTGTGCCCCCTGCAAGCCAGTTTGGAG GTGTTTAACATGACCAGCATGCAGATGTTGCGCAAGAAGTCCATGCTACTAACAGGCTACTTGGAGTACCTAATTGGCCACTACTACCATGAGGATCCCGCCCACCCCGGCAGACCTCATGTGCGCATCATCACGCCTTCGGACCCGCAACAGAGAGGCTGCCAGCTATCACTCAGCTTTTCTGTGCCCATTGACACAGTCTTCCGGGAACTGGAGAAGAGGGGCGTGGCT TGCGACATGCGTCATCCAAGTGTGTTGCGCATCGCCCCGGTGCCACTCTACAACTCCTTTAGTGACGTCCATCGCTTCATCGAAAATTTAGGAGCGGCTGTAGGCACCAACTGCCAGTGA